CATGTGTCGAAAGAATCAGCAAAAACATTTATGCCAATTGGCATCAGATCCCTTACTTTGTCTATCATATGTTCCGTATCAAAAAACATGTTATGCCATATGCCAATGTTATGGTCCTCATCTAGTGAAGCAGCCAAACTTTTGCATCTGATTTTTCTATAATGTACTGTCACAGGTTCAAATCTCAGAGAATACGAAATGTCCCATTTAGCTAATTGATAGGGTTAGCAATGAGGTGATAACATTTCCAGTGATACTGGACTTTAGGTGATACAACGAATGCATGGCACATGGTCCGTTTGATCTTGCGTGTAGGaacatgatcacatctggtgatatTCAGGTCAATGGTTCGGGTCCACTATTGGTGGATATGCAGAAACACACTCTTTCCTTATTTCTGTGATAATTGAACTAACCATTTCTTCCTTCCCATATTTTCCTAGCACCTCCATATCTGGAGCACGAAACGTTGCTTGCGTCTGTTGGACCTGGACCCTCTCGGAGTGTGATTCAAAGTCTGGTGAGTGGTGACAGCCTATTCCTCGGCAAATGCCACGAAGATTGGACAAGCCAAGGTCAATTTGGTTAGTTCATTACCTAAACTTCTATAATCGCTAGTCAATGAAGAAACGCCATGCCAATTGTTCTGCAATTGCAGCCCGTAAGGATTGGATATTAAAGAAGTGTGTTTTCCAAAATAATATTATTTGAGCAGTACTCCCTCcaccccataatgtaagacgttttttgacactacactaatgtcaaaaaacgtcttacattatgggacggagggagtagtagattgtAGGATTGTATTCGAGGGCTAAACTTATGACCTGGAATGCATGTCAGTAAGCTATACGTATCACTATAGGTCAGACAAAGAGCAGATCAAGTAAGTATCTCCTTGGGGTACGCACATCAAGCTCAAATTCCGCAAGTGTTGTTCAATGTTGCTGGTTCCGATTCCTTCCTTTCTTGACTGAACCAAAGCTTCACGTTACAGCTTCAAATGAATGTGAAAATGTGATAGAATAAGGAACAAGAGTCCGGTACTGGATTTCAGAACGCTGCTTCGAATTTCTCAAATTTGCAAGTAATATCTAATATGTACTCGCTAACTTGCTAAGTACGCCATATATTATTTAAAGGTCTACTTAGATCAGAACAATACTGTATATGTTAGGCGGAAGGTGGAACAGCCCAATCGACCACCTCCCCCACCACAGTATTGTACTCGAGTGGGTGGATTTGAGGTGTCCAATCattactaaaaaaataaaaaaattctgttGCAATACTGTTTCATGCAAAATTGGTTGCAGTATTTTCTTGGATGTTTAAAGACAAAAGTTCATGCAACTTGTATGGAATAAATCCTCACCTAATGCAAACAAATCATGGAACAATGCAATTGCGGAGCTTAGCTTGGGTCATACGGGCAATGCCCCTTCTCAATATTTTAGCCTTTCATAAAATATCTGACATTAGCTCCAAGAGCTGGAGCTACTTACGCATCAAGGTAACCCTATTTCTCATACAGTTTATCCACCTTCGATGGCCCCTGCTTAAATACACTTATGCAGCATGCAAAAACAACCTGTGGAACATCAAAAATCTGCAAGTCAATACCAGGCTTATCACCTATGGTTACACCAGTACCAATACAGTCGACCCAAGCACGTTTACCAAAGTTCTGTGAGCTTGATGACGCAGTAAACGGCTGATTCTTTTCTCTCCTTAGGTTAGATAGAAAAGTAAGAGTTTCCTTTATTTTTAACTATGTACATCATACTTAAAACAAAAAATGTAGCTCCCCAGGTGATCAGCACATGTACATCAATTTAGGCATCTCCAACTCCCAAGTACAGCATGTAGTTCAGTTTATGTACATTTTCTGAATGCATCATCACTAATAATCAGTAAAATATACATTGTGATTCATCCTTCGAACTCACATTTCTGGATCTCAATGTCATTTGATTAAGTACTGTGATCAACTTTGCAAGAAATATTTTGCAGCTTCCAGTTAGGCAACAACTTCACTGGCTTCGTCAGTTAGCCCTTGCGTTTCTTTCGGCCTGACTGCCTGCAAATGTTTCCCTGAAGCTACCCACTGCATCATCTTTCTGTGTATGGTGTACGACAGGCGTCAAGGAAATGAAGACAGCAAACATACAAGGGATGAAAGTGGAAACAAAGGAAGAACATGAAAAGCGTGCTAGTGCATACCAACTCTGTGAACAAAGGCACAATTTTCCCTATCCTGTGGTTTGATGGTATGAGATCCCAAGGCCTTTTCGCCTTGTCACTCTCCCCCTTTTCATCGGCGAAAGAAATATGCTCATTCGGACAGAGATTCAGCTGTTGCAAGACCTGGGCCAGAGAACAAGACATTATAGATTTGCATGTAAACATTGCCTGAATGCAAGTAATTCATAAGTTGGTGACAAACATCTTTTGAGAAGGACGGCATGAAAGGCTCTAGCAAACAAGCGAGAAGGTAGACAACTCCAACTGAAGTTTTCATCACAGTCGCGCAACTAGCTGGATCTTGTTTGTAAAGCTTCCAAAATTGACTCTCCTGCATATCCAGGTAGAAAACCGGAGTCAAATCCCGTGCAAGTTAAATGATGCAGAGTAGAAATGAAATCAGCAAAGGAACAAGAGCTTACTTGAAGGTAAGCATTTCCCTCACTAGAGATGGCCATTGCAATCTTCAGCCCTTGTTTTAGTTTGACCTGTTAACGGCAACGTTTATGTCACATAAATGCTTCAGATCTATGGTACTTATTCAGATTTATTCACTAGTACAATTCAGAGTTCACACAGTTCAGGTTAATGCATTACCTTGTCCATTGCATCAATATACTGCTGAATCAAATTACCAATAGTTTCTGCTAACGACTGACTCAGTGGATGTATATCAGCATTAGGTGCTTCAGGTATGATGGAGCCGTAGCCAGCTCCTGCAGGAACAGTTGAAAAAAAAAATATCAGCACCACCAACAAAGAAAATTTAAAAGAGAATGTTCGTCTTCTAACCCTCTGGTTTTGCGATAAAGCTTAGCACTCGATAGATGAAGTTGCCCAAATTCTTTAGCAGCTCGTTGTTATGCTTTATCTGCAGACCTCCCCATGTGAAAGCTGCATCTGATGCCTGAAAGTTTTACAAAATAGACCAAAATGAACAATCTTACATGCATAGAGGTTTAATATAGATAATTCAATTTAACCGAAACCTAACCTCAGGACGATTACTAAGCAAGTAGTATCGCCACACATCAGCAGGAATATTTGTGGCTTTGGCGTCATTGCCAAAGACTCCAATGCCCTTAGTTTTCGAGAACTTTCCTGTGCATGATAACAGAGTGAACCAAAAAAAAAGATGTCCAAGAATAAATAATGGCCTGAACAAAACCTGTTCGATACCTGATTCATAGTTGAGATATTCAGTCGCACTAATATTCTTCATCAGAGTCCAGTTTTCACCAGTACCAAGTAGAGCAGAGGGAAACATGACCTGTAAAATTGTTACATATGCAGCAAAATAAGATttctatgaaaagataatataagaATTGCCTGCTACAGATCTGTATGCACTtgcacatatactccctccatagcccttttagagatttcaatatgaactacatacggatgtatatatacatattttaaagtgtagattcattcattttgctccgtatgtagtccatattaaaatctcCAAAAGgtattatatttaggaacggagggagtagaatatatTGAAGCTTGTTAAGCAGCGTTGTACATAGAGAGGGTATTTGTATACCGGAAACTCCAAGTTGGCAAAAGAATCTCACCGTGTGGAATGGGACGTTGTCTTTGCCCATAAACTGATACAATTCGACATTCTCTGGGTTCTTCCACCACTTTTCCCACTCAGGCGTGTAGCACGCCGTGATGGAAATGTATCCGATTGGCGCATCGAACCAGACATAGAACACCTGAACCCATTCATCACATGGACAAACATTAACACAAACATGGGAGATAAACTTTCCAAAATGAATCTGTGCGTGCTCAGATGGATGGCAAACCTTATCCTTGTACTTCTCATGTGGGACAGGGACGCCCCATTTCAGATCCCTGGTGATGCAGCGAGGTTTCAACCCTTCCTTCAACCAGGCATCCGTGATGCGAACTGCGTTCTGGCTCCATGATCCGGTCGCCGAGGCCTCGTCGATGTACTTCTCCAGCTTCTCCTTCAGCAAGGGAAGCTCCAAGAACAAGTGGTCTGTGTCGCGGACGACCGGTATGCCCTCACAAACCTGGCGGATGGTAAAAGTTAAGCACATGGAAGATCGGTAGGTGGTGAGAAGAGCCAAATAGAACTGGAGGAGCTCCTCCTGCCTTGCATCTGGGATCAATCAGCTCGGTTGAATTCAGCAGCCTCCCACATCTGTCGCACTGATCGCCCCTCGCGGTGTCGTTGCCGCACCCCTCCACGGGGCATGAGCCCACGACGAACCTGTCCGCCAAGAACCTTTGGCATGATTTGCAGTAGAGCTGCAATAGACAGACAGAGTAAGGCCCTTGAAGCGAACCTGTGATAACATGAAACAGGGCGAGGAAATTGCGGCTTGAACAGCGTGAAACAAACCTGCTGCATTGTGTTCTCTGAGAGCCAGTTGTTGTCCAGCAGTTTGTGGAAGATCGATTGGCATATCTCTGTCTGCTGCGGGGTGGATGTCCGGCCAAAGTGGTCGAAGCTGATGTTGAACCACTCGTACACTTCCTTGTGGATCGCATGATACCTGCATCAGTCAGCAATGGGATGGATTTTCAGAAGCTATGCAACACAGATGTCGTTTCGCTCCTTATTCTCCGAAGCAATTTGCTTGAGTGCAATAATTTAATTTAATCCAAATTGCAGTGCTACTTTCAAACTTGATAGTGCAGCACGAATCATCCATACCGCCCCCTCTGATACGAATGAACCAAAATTTCAACCTCAATTTGCACAAATATCAGCTTCCGACGATACTATAATCTCCACTAAATATCACACTGTCACTTCTCAGGCTATGGACATGGACGAGACGTAAATAGTGAGGGTGCCATCCAGCAAGGGAGAAGATCGGCAACGACGCCGGGTGGTGTGAGTAACTAAGTTGTGTGTGTGGCGTGGCAAACCAAGCCAGAACTCTGAAGATTGAAATCAGTTGTGAATTCTCCTCCTACTCTCCCCCCCTTTGACTTTgagtcgtcttcttcttccttacgCAATCAAGGGGACATCTCACACACACACAGCAACAGTTAGCCAAACCCTCCCAAGTCTTTGCCCCAACGCATCCAAGCCAAGCCAAACTACATCATCATTTAGCCTACTAGCCCAGTTCGTCATGTAATAATGCGTATAATAATATCAAAAATCAAGTGGTGCGGGGCGCTCACTTGTCGCAGATCTCCAGGGGGGAGCATCCCTCCTCGAGGGCCTTGTTCTCGGTGGCGGTGCCGTACTCGTCGGTGCCGCAGACGTAGAGCACGTTGTGGCCGCGCAGGCGGCAGTAGCGCGCGAAGACGTCGGCGCTGAGCACGCAGCCGATGATGTTGCCCAGGTGCGGCACGTTGTTCACGTACGGCAGCGCGCTCGTCACCAGCACgttccgccgccccgccaccggcaCCTTCGCCTTCCCCGGCGCCGTCGACGACATCGCCACACCAGCCGATAGAACGCGGTGGGAGTGGTGTTCCTGTGTGCGTGTATTTCTTCCTTTCAGCGCTTGTCCGATTGGTCGCGGGTTGCATTGCATANNNNNNNNNNNNNNNNNNNNNNNNNNNNNNNNNNNNNNNNNNNNNNNNNNNNNNNNNNNNNNNNNNNNNNNNNNNNNNNNNNNNNNNNNNNNNNNNNNNNNNNNNNNNNNNNNNNNNNNNNNNNNNNNNNNNNNNNNNNNNNNNNNNNNNNNNNNNNNNNNNNNNNNNNNNNNNNNNNNNNNNNNNNNNNNNNNNNNNNNNNNNNNNNNNNNNNNNNNNNNNNNNNNNNNNNNNNNNNNNNNNNNNNNNNNNNNNNNNNNNNNNNNNNNNNNNNNNNNNNNNNNNNNNNNNNNNNNNNNNNNNNNNNNNNNNNNNNNNNNNNNNNNNNNNNNNNNNNNNNNNNNNNNNNNNNNNNNNNNNNNNGGATGCAGAGCTGACGTGTTCGACGGCGATGTCTTCTTTTTTTTAGGGAAAGCAAAGCTTTATAGATCAATGACGTTCGGGCATGTCGCCCGACACGCAAGATGCCACTTTGGACAGTACAATGTTATCCCACTCACACACATGTTCGGTAGGCAATTACAACCAATCTGTGCTTGACTTTCTTATACTGTGGGTTTGTTCGTGGTACGCCAGTTGCCTAAACTAGGACCGGGCCTTCCGTGAAGGAAGCCCAAACAGCATAAAATAAAGGGACGAAACCACTTAAGTTTTTTTTTTCGGAGGGGTACGAAACGACTTAAGTGCGTCGTAATCAGGGGCGCCCCCAGTCTGGCAGCCCACGCCCCCGCGCGGGGCGGGTGCCcccgttttatttctttttctttttattacttttccttctttattttctgtttttgttttatttaataataAAATAATTCGGGATTCGTTCTAAAATTGCAAAACATTGTGAATTGTCAGTAAAACAGTTCTAGGGATGGCGATGATGTATGTGTGCTGTGTCGGCAAGACCCTCTTTGGATTGGTGTGCATCGGGTATCTTATGCGTGCCGCTCAACAGTTGTGATGGTTTTGCCCGGTTCTCCATAATTAACTGGGCAATCTGGTTTTTGCTCGGTTTTCCATATTTAACTCAGCAACTCCTTTCTTAATAAATGCAGGATAACTGCCattttgaaaagaaaagaaaatacaacagTTCTTggattaaaaaaatgtttgcgattcaaaagaatattttatttttgaattttgagaacattttgTTGCTTTAATGCACATCTTTTTATGAGAATTCTTTaataatgatgaacattttttatatttcatgaacaaattttgaattagaTGAACACCTTTTGAACTTCATGAACAAAATTTGTATTtaagaacattttttttgaaaattatgaacaaaatttgaaattaatTAACATTTTTTAGGTtggtgaacatattttgaattttcatgaacattttaaaaatctgATGAACAAAAAAATGAATTCGATTTTTAAAAATTGTGCATTTTGAACAAAAAATcaagaaatcataaaatgtatTCAAGTTCAAAAAAAGTTTGTCATTTCAGAAAATATTCATGAATACAAAAAATGTTCATAGTTTTAAAAGCATGCTGtaaaattcaaaaatgttcacgaatgtataaattgttcatcaaatttaaaaaaggGTCATGgttacaaaaatgttcatgattttttttgcgaattcaaaatatgttcacgaGTGCAGAGAATGTTCACCAATTAAAATATCACAATTTCGAAAAATTCTTCATgaatttcgaaaaatgttcataaatacaAAAAATGTAAATGATTTCAAAAAACTATATGAATTTATAAAAAATAATttcgcaatttcaaaaaaatgttcattattttcaaaaatattcagaattttaaacatgttcatgaattcaaaactataaaataaaaaaggaacaataaaaaggaaacaaaagcaaaaaagaaaacagaaaaagaaacataaacgaaaaagaaaaaagaaaaaggaaacatagTGCCATATTCCACGCACTGGGCGGATCCTATTCCCCACACGCCAGAGCTATATCTCGCATATAACAAGTTGGCCTCGCCTGAAACTTTTTTTGGTAACTACAGTATACTAGGCAGGCCTAGTACTGAAGCACTATTTTTCatgtttttttctgttttcttatatttttcagtttttcttttagttttttatttttctttggttGTCTCTCAGTTTCtttgtttctatttatttttttgATGATTCTCATTTTgactttttccttttccttttctttatttctttcatggTTTTCTTTGATTTTGTACACAAGTCTACATTTACATGCTtaccatttttcaaatacatgatatacatattttaaaatatatgttttgatgcctATTTTTCATACACATTATTTTTTCCATGCAAATAAAGATTTTAATATACATTTATGATTTTTAAATACCCAATTaacatttttacaaatatatgttttgAGGTCTAAATTATTTTCAGATAGATTGTATGTTTTTTGTTACAGGGGAAACATTTTTATACTTGTTTAATATTTTTTATGCATGATTCACATTTTTCTGATGTATGCATTGATGTCTACATTTTAAATACATGTTGTACATTTTTTTCTacatcaaaacattttttctatacacgttGTATATTTATTGTCTACATCGAAAACATTTTCTATGCATGTATAATGTTTTTTTTTCAGATATATGTTGTGATGTCTAATTTTTGTAAAAATGTTACGTAAAGAGATTTTtatagtatatatgtttggaacaTATCAAAATATATATGAAAAAGGTAAAAAAGGaaagaattttttaaaaaaaacataTGAAAATACAAGACCTCTAACCCGCTAGGCCAGCCCATTGTCTCCCGCTGCAGGCGAGATGTTTGGTCTCACACTAAGCCATATATAGCGAAATCACCAATTCAGAAGTACTCTTTTGAAAGATCACTCCCACCACTTCACGACCTGAGTGTTTTTGCTTTTTTCAcgcatccgtttattcaaaacgtcttatcttttaaaccgtacgttcaaatctcgaaccgttttcaccattggattcatTGCATCGAAATCTTCAAAACTAGATACCATTTTGAtatgttttgacaaactttttttagaaaaaaacaGAACGAAGAAGACGAACTGGGAGCACGTTTTTTTCTTTCCGAAAGAGGAACGGCCccacctctcgcgaaagcacaacgtgTCTTtcctgaaagaaaaaaaatagaaaacacgtttttttccgttttcgagagggacgaccgtgcctctcgcggaaacaaaatgcgcctctcgcgaaagaagaaaaaaacacagaaaacacgttttttttcctgTTTCCGGGAGGCATgaacgtgcctctcacggaagaaaaaaaaatgttttttcGCGCAATTTTACTTTGAAATTTTTTGATTCAAAAGCTAAGGAAGACGGTGAAAAACTGAAAGGTCAAAAAACCCGGAAAaatcgtttaaaaagccgaaaaggcGTGCGGAGAAATAAAAAACAAAACCAGGAGGGAGCGCCTAGAGTGCGACACGTGGCGGTAGCTGAGAACGCGCTCTGAACCCACCCCCAAATGATCATTGGTAGACTCTCAAAGGAGCGCTCGCCAACTAGTTGCTCTTGCCCGCCTAGGTCAGGGAATAGTGAGACCTCCTATGTGACGCTCGCTTGCGAATGAGGGACCTTTGCATGGGCGCGCACCTGCTGGGCCGGTCCACTCTGCCCGCAAACGATTTTTTATTTCGTTTTCTCTTTGTTGTTTACTTGGTTTACTGTAGTGTTGAGTTTTGTGGCAGCACATACCACTGTTTAAAAAATCTTCCGATTCAACGATTAATCGTCCGACTTGTCACTGCTTGTGGGGTGATCGATAAGATTACGTcttatcttcatcatttatcatttGGGCCGATTTATCGCTTTGACAAGTGATTTATCGGAAATCTACGAGTAAATCGGGCCTATTCCTAGCACTATGTTTGCAAAAGCTATGCTTATTTGTGTTTTGTCAACCTTATTATGCAATATGTACTATTGTCCTATTTTGTTTGTCATTATACGAGGATTCAAAGGCTAGGAATCAAGGTAACACTTACGCACAATATTTTCTGGTGTTGAATATAGCATATTTTAGTGTTGGGAACCCGGGATTTGCAAACAATGACCGATTAATAGTCAGTCGATAAAATTGTTTAATCGGCCGATTTCCGATTAATCTCTAAttataacgccccgagaccgttgtgccaggtgtcttcgagttattcgatgttgttgcaaTGTCATTcgtttgcgtgttgcatcttaacatgtcatcatgtgcattgcattatcatgttttcaaaacttgcattcgtccgagtTCTTCGAGTTTtcgctgttgtccgttctgagcccaaccacacttgcacgtgcccgcggcatgtccgaaatagtattttataagtggccggaaaatgttctcggaatgggatgagagttggcgtgtggtcttattttagtgtagatagaccgcctgtcaagtttcatcgcattcggagatcgtttggtgccccaacggataactatagcggcagtatagccggtctaacgtcggacgtttttggtctccggaaacagtcgctgggcctccctctcttctcttctctcagctcgagagcgtctacacagctcactacctaccgccaggtccaacctaacctctctcgtcagcccgcagcccccctcgcgcgcgtccaaaacttacccgaacccgacccggacagtcgtcaccgttggatctgggtcatccccaaacatctataaaacgtcaccattttcttatttgATATCCCTAGCTATTTTTTTCTCGACCGTCCAATTACAATCGGAGGGACGATATAATCTTACCCTaacccacctactatatatagCCGATGTAATTCTAGACCAAACCCTactttctagggatcctcccctatccacttgtcgccgccgccgctccaccAAATCCACATCGATCCATCCCGCATCCACCTCGTCTTCAGCCACCCACCAACCAGAGCAGCGCTCATCCTTCCCCTCGATCCATCCCTCTGCCCGAAGCTCCTCCTTTTGCGCCTCTGCGCTCGATCCCCTTCGCCTCGTGCCACGCCACCGCCGGCAAGCTTCGCCGAAGATGACAGCCGacgccccttcttcatcttcccacgatctctcccatttcTCTCTCTCATCTCCCTGCCTATCTTTTTTTTTCTGTCAGCAGGGAGCCCGCCATGGACGCCAGGGACGCCGTGTCCCCAAGCAGCAACAGCAGTTTCGAGCCCTGCTGCATCCCCTCGACCGAAACTTGCCGACGACCCGCAGGTGACCAGCGCCACCTCATCTCCTCCCGCGCCTCTCCTCCCATGTTGTTCCCTCTCTCCCGCTGCTCATCTCTCCCCTCATGTCTTTCCCTACAGGAGCCACGCTAGGGAACTCAAAGTCCGTGGCCGCCGGTTTGCCTCCACCCCCGCCGGAGCTGCCTCTTCTCGCGCGCCGGTCAAGGATCCGGCCGTCCCGGCCTTCCCCGCCATCCCTCGCCGACGCTAAGCCATGGCGGACCCCCAAGACCCGTTGCTCTGCCTCGCGTCTCACCCGGACGTCCCCGCGTCGTCTACGCAGCCACCTGCATCAAGCCCCTCCACCCCGGATCCAGCCGGCCTCCTCTCCAGCTTCGTGCCAAGTCCCACCTCGCTGGAGTCTTCTCCTCGCCGCTGCGTCCGTCAAGTCCGCTGCTGCCGCTGTTTCTCTGTCGAACGAGCAAGCTCGAACCCCAGCGCCAAGTCCAGCCTGCTCGATCCCCTGCTTCAGGACCGAGTCGTCGAACGATGCCGCCGCGCGTTGACCGTCCAGCTTGCCGAGGCCCAGCGCCAGATCGCTACATGGCCCAGATCTGCCAGCTCCCtgttggcccaatgtgagcagcccagaTCCACCTAATTCGGCCTCTGTTCCGGATCCGGCCCGTGTAGTTTTTTTAGGTTCTGTGTTTTAGCTATTTTTCTAGAGGAGAGCAGTTTTTGCAGAgaaccccttgcacttcatgcattttaaaactcacaaaccgtgcatcatatataaaaactttatatataaaacttgtttagaattttgtctagattcataatatccaactttcatccatgtttaaaatgtttaaaatgttgtttgtttaattttgcataaatgccatgctaaaatgttttaattcataactaattaaccgtagctccaaatttaacaaactttagatgtaaatggggtggaattttgcctagtttaacatggtctacTTTTTTGCATGTTTATTAACTCTAAAATTGCGTTTAGGGCAGAACCGCACCAAATCAAAAATatgctatggggatttaccggatttgttgtttgttgttcgcggcctcatttaaacttgactagatggtatagttttgttatgcttcacctcttgccatgtttaaacaacatttaatattgttgggtacctaaccgagagtgaactaaataattgatgtggtgttcggtcaatatgcaacggagttgcatattgagctccacttaatttgtaggattgcttgtgcactttgccatgccatgccgctttaatccggacatgcatcatacttgtttgtgcatcatgccatgattctgtgttggttgtttactatgttgtttgcttctttccggtgtgcttcttcgggttgtttccggtaacgtcgtgtttgtgaggaaccgttcgactacgtccgtttgtctgcttcatggactcgttcttcttccttgcgggatctcaggcaagatgaccatatcctcgaaatcacttctatctttgcttgcttagttgctcgctcttttgctatgcctatgctgcgatacctaccacttgcttatcatgcctcccatattgttgcaccaagcctctaacccaccttgtcctagcaaatcgttgattggctatgttaccgctttgctcagcccctcttatagcattgttagttgcaggtgaagattgaagttttgttccttgttggaacatggagatgttgttcctggttggaacatgtttacttgttgggatatcacaatatatcttatttaattaatgcatctatatacttggtaaagggtggaaggctcggccttatgcctggtgttttgttccactcttgccgccctagttttcgtcatattggtgttatgttcccggattttgcattccttacgcggttgggttataatgggaaccccttgacaattcgccttgaataaaactcctccagcaaggcccaacattggttttaccatttgccacctagccttttatttccCTTGAGTCGGtcagctcaagggtcatcttattttaaccccccgggccagtgcttctctaagtgttggtccaactgagcgatgtccgaggctaccaggggcaactctgggctggcttacccgacgtcttgctcatccggtgtgccctgagaatgagatatgtgggcagctcctattgggatttgtcggcacatctgggt
This portion of the Triticum dicoccoides isolate Atlit2015 ecotype Zavitan chromosome 7A, WEW_v2.0, whole genome shotgun sequence genome encodes:
- the LOC119331093 gene encoding probable methionine--tRNA ligase, which translates into the protein MSSTAPGKAKVPVAGRRNVLVTSALPYVNNVPHLGNIIGCVLSADVFARYCRLRGHNVLYVCGTDEYGTATENKALEEGCSPLEICDKYHAIHKEVYEWFNISFDHFGRTSTPQQTEICQSIFHKLLDNNWLSENTMQQLYCKSCQRFLADRFVVGSCPVEGCGNDTARGDQCDRCGRLLNSTELIDPRCKVCEGIPVVRDTDHLFLELPLLKEKLEKYIDEASATGSWSQNAVRITDAWLKEGLKPRCITRDLKWGVPVPHEKYKDKVFYVWFDAPIGYISITACYTPEWEKWWKNPENVELYQFMGKDNVPFHTVMFPSALLGTGENWTLMKNISATEYLNYESGKFSKTKGIGVFGNDAKATNIPADVWRYYLLSNRPEASDAAFTWGGLQIKHNNELLKNLGNFIYRVLSFIAKPEGAGYGSIIPEAPNADIHPLSQSLAETIGNLIQQYIDAMDKVKLKQGLKIAMAISSEGNAYLQESQFWKLYKQDPASCATVMKTSVGVVYLLACLLEPFMPSFSKDVLQQLNLCPNEHISFADEKGESDKAKRPWDLIPSNHRIGKIVPLFTELKDDAVGSFRETFAGSQAERNARAN
- the LOC119328749 gene encoding pectinesterase inhibitor 10-like — encoded protein: MDARDAVSPSSNSSFEPCCIPSTETCRRPAGATLGNSKSVAAGLPPPPPELPLLARRSRIRPSRPSPPSLADAKPWRTPKTRCSASRLTRTSPRRLRSHLHQAPPPRIQPASSPASCQVPPRWSLLLAAASVKSAAAAVSLSNEQARTPAPSPACSIPCFRTESSNDAAAR